The following proteins come from a genomic window of Sander vitreus isolate 19-12246 chromosome 14, sanVit1, whole genome shotgun sequence:
- the mllt11 gene encoding protein AF1q: MIEKSNSQYDSFLFWRQPIPAPDLSELEDVGGTDSQPANSIKGKDKRSQKEADEMTQFSSFNYWRAPIADVDALLADLNLLL; encoded by the exons ATGATTGAGAAATCCAACAGCCAATACGACTCCTTCCTCTTCTGGAGGCAGCCAATCCCGGCCCCCGACCTGTCGGAGCTGGAGGATGTGGGCGGGACCGACTCTCAGCCGGCCAATAGCATCAAAGGAAAAGACAAGCGGAGCCAGAAAGAGGCG GACGAGATGACCCAGTTCTCGTCCTTTAATTACTGGCGAGCTCCGATCGCCGACGTGGACGCTCTGCTCGCCGACCTCAACCTGCTTCTCTGA